A stretch of DNA from Gimesia chilikensis:
TGGCGGCTCGAGTCATTCGAGTACCAGCTGGGGGATCAGTTTCAGATCAAGCTCGGACCATCCCAGGTCGTCCTGGGGAAAAATGGCTCGAATGTCCTCTGGGCGGCCGTCTATCCGGATCAACCAGGGGACATCCTCAAAGCGAGTGGCGGTCAGGGAGACCACATCACCAGCATCTGGATTCGCTTTCATCCTGCACGCGTGGGAGAGCTGTTCCCCGCCGATACGGTCGTGAAACAGGGAGACGCAGATCTCATCAAACAGGCTCGTCGACTCGTGAATCATAAACTCCGTTCCAGCTGGCATGCAGGAGCCAGACCTATAGTGCCCTCCCGGGAATCGGTGGTGATCGACTGTGAAACCTCAGAAAGTGAACGGCGATTTTATGTCATCGATACTAATAAACAGACCGCCCGGTACGTGGATGCCTTTCGTCAGCAGACGCTATCTGTGCCCCTGCCACTGGAACAGGGACAGGCGGTGCGGATCTTCGATCAGGTCTGGTATGCCTTTGATCGTGAGTATGCCCTGTTTGCAGTCAAACAGCAGATCGACTGGCAACAGTTGAAACAGGAGTACCGGCCCCGGGCAGCGAATGCGAAAACTAATCAGGACCTGGCAGAAACGCTGAATGCGATGCTGGCGGAATTAAAAGATCTGCACCTGTACGTCAGGGTGTCTGGACGTTTTCTGAATGGTTATCAGAGGAAGCGACTGTTTAACGCCAGTCCCGCGGCTGCGGTTAACCTGATTGGACCACTGAATCAGATCAAAGGTTTGCGCTGGGGACGGACTCAGGACCACATCGGGTACATTGCCGTTGATTCACTGTCCATTTCCAGTCTGCCAGATCGGTTTGAAGTGGCTTTGAAGCAGATGCAGGAGACCCGTGGCCTGATTCTGGATCTGCGTGCTAACGGAGGTGGTGCAGAACCGCTGGCCAGGAAAATGGCAGGTTATTTTGCCGAAGCGTCGACACTATATGCCATGCATCAGTATCGCAGTGGCCCCAAGCACACCGATCTGGGGGCGCTGCAGAAGCGGATCTTTGCACCCGATCAGAACTGGTATTACCGGGGGCCCGTAATAGTGTTGCAGGGAGAACGAACGATGAGTTCCGCCGAGGCCTTTGTGTTGATGCTGGCGGCCTGCCCGCATGTTACCACTATGGGAGACCGGACAGCAGGCTCCAGCGGCAATCCCCGCCAGCTGGACGTGGGAGCGGAAATCATAGTCAACCTGCCCCGCTGGGTTCCCCAGGATGCGAGCGGGAAATCCTTTGATACTGTTGGCATTCAACCTGACGTACCCGTGAAGGCTGCCCCCGAGGAGTTTACCAGAATCGCTGATCCTGTCCTCACAGCGGCCCTGAAACACTTACGAAAACAGACATCCGATTCTGAGAGAACAGATGCGGTTCTCGTTCCCCGCTCAGGAAACAACACGCAACAATAAGCGGGAGAGCGTCTCTATTATTTTTCCTCTGTCGGACGCTGCCATTCGCCACGCATCCACTTGACGAGCAGTTTAATATCATGCTCTGAGATTTTGGACTCTTCAAAGGAAGGCATGATGTTTTTCTCGCCGTAGAAATGCTCGGCTCCGGGTTTACGGATGAAATCGATCAGCCACTTTTCAGAGCCGTAGCCGTTGAAGTCTGGAGCGGCTCCCCCACCCTCTTCGTTGGGATCGCCAGCCTTCATAGCGTGACACTGAGCGCAGTAGCCATAGAACTCGACGACTTTGCCTGCCTTATCTTTAAAGTCCACACCGCTGAAGACGGAAATACCCCGCTGAATGACTTCTTGCGAAGGTTTCACATAGTCACGCCGTTTCGCTTCCCGCGCAACGAGAGCTGCGACCGCTTCGACATCTTCTTTAGTGAGGATCCCTTCCGGTCCGACATAGCTGTCTGCCCAGTCGCTCATGTCGCCATTCAGAATCGCATCCCCTCCCTTGACCGTAGCCAGGTGCCCAAAGAATTTGGTAGAGCGTGGATCCAGCAGAAATTCGGTTAACCATTTTGTGGTTGCGAAGCCAGCCAGATCAGAGGCACGAGGTGTGGCGATGACTTTTTTACCATCCTTCATTTCCATGATGTTATGCCCGGTTCCGTCATGTCCATTCCAGGTATGACAGATACCACAGTGCCGGGCAAAGATTATCGGCCCCATCGATTTGGGGTCATTTCGCAGGAGAGACGCAGGCCCTTCTGGCGGCACCCCATTTTTGCTGGCCAGCCAGGAAGCACGTGCTGCATATGCCAGTTCCTGTGATCGGTTGAGTTCATAATCCGGTGCACTGCGTTCTGCCTGGATTCCGTACCAGCTGATACCGGAAATAATCAGGAGACCACCGACATAAACCACGATCGCCAGACGCTGTCCCCATTGCTCACCAAAGACTTTTTCATAGAAGGGAACCAGTACCAGAATCGCCAGGATCACACCCGGAAGTACTGCGGTGACAAGCACCTCAAGTTCTTTGGGAACCATGTGCCGTAACTCGAACAGAAAACGAACAAACCATTCAGGACGTGCAACATAAGGGATTGCGCTGTCTGCTGGAGCCTCAAGTTTAATTTCACTGGCGGGTAGATCTGCTTGCCAGTCTCCGATGCCAACGTCCAGATGCTTGTTTTTCAATGCAGGATAGGCAACGATCTGCAGAATCACGATTCCAACCAGGATCAGAGTCAGAACCAGGGTACGAGTCGTCTGGTAAGGCCAGTAAGGTTGCGTAATCTCGTCTTTGACTGGATCGTCTTCATCCAGTTCAAAATCCACATTCGGATCATCGTTTGCTTCTTTGACTTTAGCGGTTCGCAGGCGTTCACGGCGGATCAACGCCATGTGAAATACGAACAGCATGATGGCAATGACAGGCAGTGCCATCACGTGAATGGTGTAGAGCCGTGTCAGGGTCAGATTGCCGAATTCACTTCCGCCTACTACCAGAGAACGCAAAGTGGAACCGATGACTGGCATTGTGCCGGCGATCCCGGTTTCAATCTGATACGACCAATACCCCTTCTGGTCCCAGGGAAGCGCGTTCCCGGTAATCGTCAGTCCGATAATCACCCCACCAATCAGCAGGCTGGTCCAGTAGATGAATTCTTTCGGTTTACGGTAGCCAGCTGAGATAATCACCAGAAAAATATGGATGATGATCGCGACAATCATCATATGCGCCGTGTAGTGATGTAATCCGCGGACAAACCAGCCCAGGTCTACCTGGGTTTCCATATAATGCACACTTCCCCAGGCCGAGGCTTCAGAGGGACTGTAAACGGTCATCATGAGTGCGCCGGTGATGATTTCCACCAGCATCATCAATACTAGAGCGCCTCCCCAGATAAACTGCCAGCGAGAGCGTCGTTTGGTCGGAAAGTTTAATAGGAAGATCGCATGGAAAAAATTCTTGTATCCGGTTCGTTCATCGATCCACTGTTTTGTTTTTTCTGACAGCACGGAAATCTCTCCCCAGGGGACACAGATTAATTCGTCAAGGTGATTAAGTCGCAGTGTGAAAATTTAAGGGCATTGAATCAGCCTATCGAAACTTTTTCCGAAATTCCTGCTTCAAATTTCTGAAATTCGACTTCAACCCACTGCTCTCCTCGCACTTTTACAATCGAGGTCTTTAATTCGTCCATACCGCGGGGAGCAGGTCCACTGACTACGGCACCATCTGTCTGGAAGGTGGCGGCATGGCAGGGACAAAAGAATTCTTCGTCGCCGGGCACATAGTCAACCACGCAACCCAAGTGGGGGCAGGTTGAAGAGAATGCAGTTACTTTTCCATCTTGACTCTTGGTGATCCAGACAGATCCGATCGGGCCGGAAGGGTATTTTGTCCAGGCATCAACTCGCTGATCCACAATAGTGAACCGCTGAGGCACCCCGGGTTCCAGATCGTCCAGACGGGACAGCTGGTAAGTCTGTTCAGTTTTTCGGCCCCGTTTCAGTGTTGAAAACAGGAAACCCAGTGCGGGAACCGCCAGAATGGTGGCGTAGACAGATCCCAGAATACCGCTGCAATATTTGAGGAATTTACGACGTCGCATTGGTGTGAACCTTCAAATCTGGATCGTCGATTCAGATCAGCCGTCCGAGGAATCGGAATGCTCCCGGAATCAGACAACGAGTGACTTACAGGGTCATGGTAAGTTTCTTTACTCTCGGACAGTAGTCTTCAGCAGGATATAGTTGGCAGGATGCAACCCGTATTTTGAGTCGCATGTTTGGTGGGTATTTCCAATCGCTCAAGCCCGACATCAATTCGAGACTTCTGATTGTTATCCTGATTCTTAGAGGTATCCTAACAAATCAGGTCACAGAATACGAACGATAAATTAAGTCTATTTGTTTCAGGTCTTTAAGGCAATCAATTATTGTATTTTGGATTATACTGTCCAGAATGGGCAGGTTTCAATACAGGAATTCAGGTTATAAACACAAAAAAACGGCTCCCCTGAATCCAGAGGAGCCGTTTTCGTTTTTCAGATCGGTCAAGCTGACCGGTTGATTGAAGACTAGTCAATCAGACCGAACAGGTTTGACAGGCTGTTACCGCTCAGGCGGCGAGTCTGCTTCTGCTGATCCTGCAGACGACTTGGGAAGTAAGCCTTAGGATCAGAAGTTGGAGCAGGAGCAGCAGGAGCTGCAGAAGGAGCACATCCGGCAGGAGCACATCCATTGTCGCAGCAAGGCTGTTCGCAGCAACCTTCAACAACTTCGTATCCGCAAAGTTCCAGAGCCTGGATAGCTTCGCGAACAACTTTCTTGTCGCAGTCACCCAGAGCACAGGTCAGAGCAGCTGTCAGCTCAGGAGAGCAGCAGCAGCAGTTTTTGCGGAGCTGGTCACCGATTTCATCAGCAGCTTTAGCACGAACGCGTTCGTCAGCGTCGTTCAGAGCGTAGATGAAGGCACACATGATTTCCGGGTTGCAGTCACAGCGGAACTTGTCGCCCAGTTTGTGGATAGCTTTGCGACGGTGTTTAGCGTAGCAAGCAGTCTGAGACTGGTAGATCAGTTCAGCGATTTCGCAAGGATCAGCGTTGCAGCAAGGCTGTTCGTTGCAGCAGGAATCTGCAGCCGGAGCAGCACAGGTCTTAGGAGCGGGGCAGCAGCTTTTGGGAGCTGGAGCACAGCAAGCCTTAGGAGCCGGTGCGGCACATGCTTTAGGAGCAGGAGCACAGCAGGCTTGTGGAGCCGGTGCGGCACATGCTTTGGGAGCAGGAGCACAGCAGGCTTTTGGAGCCGGAGCGGCACATGCTTGAGGAGCAGGAGCACAGCAAGCCTTAGGGGCTGGTGCGGCACATGCTTTGGGAGCAGGAGCACAGCAGTTATCCTGAGTGCAGGAATCGGTGCTGCAGCAGTTCCGTTTGAACCAGCCACGCAGCTTCTTGCGAAGCGGTTTGCAGCAGGTTGGAGCAGATTCACAGCAGCAAGGCGGTTTAATGTTAGAGCACTGACGCTGATAAGTATAAACGTTAGGCTCACAAGGTTTGGTAATAGTGGGTTTACAGCATTCTGGTTGACAGGTCGAGGCACATTCACAGCTCTTTGCAGCCCCGCAATTAAGCGAAAGGTCAAAAAGATCTGCTTGTGCAACGGCATTCATCCCCAATGCCACAACAAATGCACTGAACAGACTAATCCATTTCATAGAACAGCGTCTCCTTCTTGGGTCGTTTTCTGACCATCATAGACAGATTGATGTGCCTCTTGTGTCACATCACAGTGGTTACGGCGCGAATTTTGGTTTGTTCCTATTGGGACTGCTATTGGTCCAAGTTGAAATCTTCAACTCGCGCTGGCTTGATTCTCAGGGCATCGTTCCGAGGTCAGATACCCTTACGATAAACTTCTAGTAATTTCGATTGTGGACGATGCTCTCCAGCACCGTCCTGATTCACATCCGAATTGTTTGTTTTGATCATTCAGATATGAATTCTCATTGCGACTGGTACAATCTATCGGCGTGCTGTAATTACCGCTTGAATGTCTCAAGTCATTATCAGATAAAAAGGTTACGTCATTTTTACACACGATTATGTGCGTCGTAACGGTTGGATAATCTAGGGTAGATTTATGCTGTGAAATCCGGGTGAACTACCCTTATAAAGTGTCAAACTGGGAGGGCTGTGTGTTAGAAGAGAAGTTGAAGTTGACCGTTTCGGCTATGCCTAATGTGCGGAGAGACCTGTTCCCGGGAGCTGTTTTTATTGAAGGGTTTGCACCAGGTGACTCTCGAGGCTCCTCGAAATATCAGCGTTAAAACTTAACCAGCCAGCCTGGTTTGTGAGTGAATTTATCGATCAGGACTGATGACTCCGGTCGCACCTGATTTTTCCGGTCTGCCTGCTGATTCGTTTGCCTCTACAGTGTGAATTGTGCGTGAAAAAGATATTCTCCCACATTGATGAGTTATGACCCTGGCTCATGTTCTGATTTCAGAGGTAGTTTTCTGTCAGAGGCTTTCGTTTATAGTGATTGAACCGTTCTTGCTTTTCCGCAAACGGGGAACCATAATGAAGGCATCTCGTTATTTCTGGGCCACAGGAGAGAATGAATGCGATACTTTCTCATATTGAGCGCGGCCTGTCTGCTTTCAGGTTTTGCCATTCCTGGCTGGGCGCAAAATCGACACCATGGTGCGCACGGGCATCATCACTCTCATCACGGCCACAGCCATTCTTATCCTCGATATTACGGCCGGAACTGGGCCAGCCCTGGCTGGTCGGTCAGCGGGAATAATGGAAGCGTCTATTTCAATTTCGCTTTTCCCGGGAATACCTACTATGGAAATCCCTGGGGACCTTATTTCTACAACCGCTTCGGTTACTACAGCACTGATGCATTTGTGGCCAGCAATCCTGTGCTGTTTTCTAATGGGTACTCCTTAAACGGTATGTATCCGATCCTGCCCGGTCAGGGATTTTCACCGCCGACGGTCTATCCCTACAGTAATGTTCCGGGGACGCTGCCATTAACCAATCCGGGAACTGTCAGTAATCAGCCACTCAATAACGCAGTACAGCAGGATCTTCAACGGTGGACTGATCCGGACTATTTACCAGAGCCCTCACGCAAGATTCAAAAATACATCGTCCCTTCCACACGGCATGCGCGAGAACTGAGCCTCCGAAATCAGGTTAAGGGAGATGAGTATTTCCAGAAACTGGATTACCGTAGAGCCTACGAACGCTACAAATTTGCAGCATCATTGGCAAAAGATCTGGCCACTCCGCATTTCAAGAAGGGTTATGCTCTGTTGGCACTCAAACAGTATGATCGAGCAGCCTATGAATTTAAGCAGGGGCTGGCTCTGGATCCCTCCTGGCCTGTGACGGGAGAAAGTTTGAGTGAACTGTTTGGTCCTGACAATGCGATTGCCAGAGATTCCCTGGTCCACCAGGTAGCGGACTGGGTAAAGGAAGATATTCGCGATCCGGAACGCTTATTCGTATTTGGCGTTGTATTGCATTTCAATGGTCAGGCAGAACAGGCACATGATGTTTTTGAGACTGCAGCCCGACTGGCTGGACGGGGGGATCACTTCCTCGCTTTTCTGGATCCTAAGGTTCAGCAGGCTGGTCAGCAGGTGGTCCCGCAGAAGAACCAAGCTTCCGGTGGTCACATCGTCAATCCGGCAAATACGCGGCCTCCGGCATTTGAATCGAAGAAATCTGAGCCTCAACTCCAGACTCAACCTCTGGGACCAAGGCGTTCGGCTCCTATCTCAGGAACGCTACCGCCGCCTCCGGCTGTAAAGCAGCAACCCGCTCGCAAAGAGTCTGGAAACAAAACAACTGCCCCCAAACCGCTTCCCGAAATCAATAATCTTGGGTTGCCTCCCCTTCCCCAGGCAGAAGATACACCGGGTGCGCCGTTGATTCCTGCTCCGGAGCCTGCTACAAGTCAACAAACACCGTTGCTGATTCCCCCCAAATGATTTGACTGCTTGAATGCTGGGCTTCTGAAACCGATGAATGAATCTGCTACTCCGCGCCTGCTGGTGACATTATGTACTTACAATGAGAAGGAAAATCTGGAACAGCTGATTCCGGAGATTCATCATCATCTCCCCTATGCTGCCATTCTGGTGATCGATGACAACTCGCCGGATGGAACAGGCGATTATGTCAAATCGCTCAAAAAGACGGATTCGCGAATTCATTCGATACACCGCAGCGGTAAACTCGGCCTGGGAACTGCTACGATTGCCGGTTTTCAGTATGCAATTGAAAACCACTATGATCTGGTGCTGAATCTCGATGCAGACTTCAGCCACCCTCCTCGATTTATGCCTGATCTCGTTGCTGCAACTGAACAGGCAGATGTAGCGATCGGCTCTCGGTATGTGCCCGGCGGAAAAATTGAGGGCTGGGGGCCGAAGCGTTATTTCATGAGTGGTGCGATCAACTGGTATGCTCGACTGCTGCTACGCTTGAAATCACGTGACTGCAGCGGCAGTTTTCGCTGTTATCGTGTTCCGAAACTGGCCGAGATCGATTTTAAACTGCTGCGTGCTAAAGGATATGCATTTCAGGAAGAAATTCTTTACCGCTGTCGCAGGGTTGGCTGTACCTTTCAGGAGGTTCCCTTCACGTTCGAAGAGCGTCGCTATGGCAGTTCCAAAATCAACATGAAAGAGGCTTTTTCAGCTCTCTGGGTCATGTTCGTGCTGGGGATCGACAATCTTCAGGGAAAGCGGGTAAAAGTTTTACCCGCTGAATCCGCTAAATAAGTGGATTAAAAGATATCAGGTATGGCTGTGTGATTCATCCGGGAAGGCACCTTCCCGAACTTCACTGGCATAAGCCTGCACTGCTGCAGTGATATCTGATGCCAGATCCGCGTATTTTTTGAGGAATCGCGGGTGAAATTCGGCATTCATACCCAGCATATCAGGAGTGACAAGCACCTGTCCGTCGCAACCTGATCCGGATCCGATACCGATGGTGGGAACTGTGACGGTTTCTGTGATGCGTTTGGCAATGGGAGCCGTAATCATTTCGAGTAGAATCCCAAACGCTCCTGCGCGTTCTGCTGCCAGGGCATCTGCTATCAACTGGTCTTCGTCCCGTTGAATTTTCCCCATACCTCCCAGAGCACGCACTGATTGAGGTTTCAGTCCCAGGTGAGCCATCACAGGGATATCGGCGGCAGCAATCGCTTCAATCGTTTTCGCCTGGTTCACGCCGCCTTCAAGTTTGACGGCGTCTGCACCGGTCTCTTTAAGAATCCGGCCGGCATTCTCCAATGCCTGAGCGGGAGAAACGTGGAACGACATGAATGGCATATCGACGATCACCATAGCCCGCTGAACAGCTCGGACCACCATTTCACCATGATAGATCATCTGATCGACGGTCACGGGCAGTGTTGTGCTCTTGCCCTGCACGACCATTCCTAAAGTGTCGCCTACCAGCAGGCAGTCTAATCCTGCTTCATCCAGAAGTTTTGCTGACAGATAATCGTAGGCTGTCAGCATCGTAATTTTCTGTTGTTTCTGTTTGGCGGCGATGAAACGGGGGACGGTAAACTTTTTCGGCCGTGCTGGCGACGCATTCGACACGGAACTCTCCTTAAAACATGTAGCAGCCCTGGCAACCCGGCCAGGAGATAAGTCATTTAATTATATGATTCTAGACTGATCAGGTCAGTTTGTGGTTCACAATATGAAAACCAGCTCCGGAATAGCAAGACTCTGATCGCCAAATCTTAGAAAACTGCTCCGCAGTAGCGTGTGTTGCATTTTGCGCTGTCTTATTTTGCAACTAATGTTGCATTATGCAACGGGTTCAAGAGTAGCCCCCAAACGGCTAAAAATTATTTAAAACTCTAAAAGACTATATATCAGGCTCTTAGGGATAAAAATGCGGAAAAAATATTGAGTGGTACAGCTTGTGCAATATACCTATGGCAGCGATGGTGGCAAGCGTTGGCCCGCACTTGCTCCATTCAGCACAGAAAAGGTGCTCCATTCACTTCGGTGTTTTGGAGCACCTTTTTTTGTTTCCTCTTTTCCGTCTCAGCACTTAATCCTGTCCTCCCGGCTTCTGGAATTCCTACCCCAACTTCAGTAGGATTGTGACACACGCCAGGTTCGTATGCTGGCTGTATTTACCAATCCCTTTCCACTGGCAGATTCATGTACTGAAAGTTTGTTTCAAGCACTTCAGTCAGGAAGAATGCATCTCAGGAGGATATCAATCGTGCCAGAAAAAGTTGTTGTGATCGGATCAGGGCCCGCTGCCTGGGCAGCCTGCATTTATACATCTCGTGCCAATCTCGAGCCATTGTGTTTCGAAGGAGCAGTGACTGAAGAAAACCGTTTGCAGGGAACACTTCCCCTCGGTCAGTTGGCATTAACAACCGAAGTCGAGAATTATCCCGGATTTCCTGCGGGTAATCTGGAGTCGTACCTGAATGATTCCATTGAGGAATCCAAACGCAAATATATGGCTCCTCACACTGGTCATGGAGTGAGTGGTCCGGAACTGATGGAGCTGATGCGGCAACAAGCCAAAAACTTTGGCACCAAGGTTATCACTGATGATGTGGTCGACGTCGATTTCTCATCACATCCCTATAAGGTGACTCCGTCAAAGGGAGAACCCGTAGAAGCCCTGGCGGTAATTATCGCAACAGGTGCCCGGGCTAATTATCTGGGGCTGGACTCAGAGAATCGTTTTAAGAACATGGGCGTTTCCGCCTGTGCGGTCTGCGATGGAGCGATGCCCCGCTTCCGCAATCATCCACTGGTGGTGGTTGGCGGTGGTGACAGCGCGATGGAAGAAGCCTCCTACCTGACCAAGTTTGCCTCCAAAGTTTACATCGTACATCGCCGTGATGAATTCCGGGCCAGTAAGATCATGGCGGACCGGGCACTCGCGAATGAAAAGATCGAAGTCAAATGGAACTCGGTCATCGATGAAGTTCTGGGGAACGACGAACAGGGCGTGACCGGTGTGCGGATTCGCAGCACCGTCGATGAAGGCCAGACCGAAGAGCTGGAAGCCACCGGCTACTTCGCTGCGATCGGGCATACGCCGAATGTCAATTTTCTGAAAGGTCAGATCGACCTGAACGACAAAGGTTTTATCCAGTGGCAGGTTCCCTTCCGCACGAATACAAATGTGGATGGAGTGTTCGCTGCCGGTGATGTGGCCGATGACAACTACAAGCAGGCAATCACCGCGGCTGGTAGCGGGTGTATGGCAGCCCTGGATGCGGAACGCTGGCTGGTTGC
This window harbors:
- a CDS encoding S41 family peptidase yields the protein MHSVTACRRWTFRLVCSVLVMSLVSARTIPVGATDLAKQYPATIDFSIQNQSYNWQTGPQDVWRLESFEYQLGDQFQIKLGPSQVVLGKNGSNVLWAAVYPDQPGDILKASGGQGDHITSIWIRFHPARVGELFPADTVVKQGDADLIKQARRLVNHKLRSSWHAGARPIVPSRESVVIDCETSESERRFYVIDTNKQTARYVDAFRQQTLSVPLPLEQGQAVRIFDQVWYAFDREYALFAVKQQIDWQQLKQEYRPRAANAKTNQDLAETLNAMLAELKDLHLYVRVSGRFLNGYQRKRLFNASPAAAVNLIGPLNQIKGLRWGRTQDHIGYIAVDSLSISSLPDRFEVALKQMQETRGLILDLRANGGGAEPLARKMAGYFAEASTLYAMHQYRSGPKHTDLGALQKRIFAPDQNWYYRGPVIVLQGERTMSSAEAFVLMLAACPHVTTMGDRTAGSSGNPRQLDVGAEIIVNLPRWVPQDASGKSFDTVGIQPDVPVKAAPEEFTRIADPVLTAALKHLRKQTSDSERTDAVLVPRSGNNTQQ
- a CDS encoding cytochrome b N-terminal domain-containing protein, coding for MLSEKTKQWIDERTGYKNFFHAIFLLNFPTKRRSRWQFIWGGALVLMMLVEIITGALMMTVYSPSEASAWGSVHYMETQVDLGWFVRGLHHYTAHMMIVAIIIHIFLVIISAGYRKPKEFIYWTSLLIGGVIIGLTITGNALPWDQKGYWSYQIETGIAGTMPVIGSTLRSLVVGGSEFGNLTLTRLYTIHVMALPVIAIMLFVFHMALIRRERLRTAKVKEANDDPNVDFELDEDDPVKDEITQPYWPYQTTRTLVLTLILVGIVILQIVAYPALKNKHLDVGIGDWQADLPASEIKLEAPADSAIPYVARPEWFVRFLFELRHMVPKELEVLVTAVLPGVILAILVLVPFYEKVFGEQWGQRLAIVVYVGGLLIISGISWYGIQAERSAPDYELNRSQELAYAARASWLASKNGVPPEGPASLLRNDPKSMGPIIFARHCGICHTWNGHDGTGHNIMEMKDGKKVIATPRASDLAGFATTKWLTEFLLDPRSTKFFGHLATVKGGDAILNGDMSDWADSYVGPEGILTKEDVEAVAALVAREAKRRDYVKPSQEVIQRGISVFSGVDFKDKAGKVVEFYGYCAQCHAMKAGDPNEEGGGAAPDFNGYGSEKWLIDFIRKPGAEHFYGEKNIMPSFEESKISEHDIKLLVKWMRGEWQRPTEEK
- a CDS encoding ubiquinol-cytochrome c reductase iron-sulfur subunit yields the protein MRRRKFLKYCSGILGSVYATILAVPALGFLFSTLKRGRKTEQTYQLSRLDDLEPGVPQRFTIVDQRVDAWTKYPSGPIGSVWITKSQDGKVTAFSSTCPHLGCVVDYVPGDEEFFCPCHAATFQTDGAVVSGPAPRGMDELKTSIVKVRGEQWVEVEFQKFEAGISEKVSIG
- a CDS encoding HEAT repeat domain-containing protein, coding for MAELIYQSQTACYAKHRRKAIHKLGDKFRCDCNPEIMCAFIYALNDADERVRAKAADEIGDQLRKNCCCCSPELTAALTCALGDCDKKVVREAIQALELCGYEVVEGCCEQPCCDNGCAPAGCAPSAAPAAPAPTSDPKAYFPSRLQDQQKQTRRLSGNSLSNLFGLID
- a CDS encoding tetratricopeptide repeat protein: MRYFLILSAACLLSGFAIPGWAQNRHHGAHGHHHSHHGHSHSYPRYYGRNWASPGWSVSGNNGSVYFNFAFPGNTYYGNPWGPYFYNRFGYYSTDAFVASNPVLFSNGYSLNGMYPILPGQGFSPPTVYPYSNVPGTLPLTNPGTVSNQPLNNAVQQDLQRWTDPDYLPEPSRKIQKYIVPSTRHARELSLRNQVKGDEYFQKLDYRRAYERYKFAASLAKDLATPHFKKGYALLALKQYDRAAYEFKQGLALDPSWPVTGESLSELFGPDNAIARDSLVHQVADWVKEDIRDPERLFVFGVVLHFNGQAEQAHDVFETAARLAGRGDHFLAFLDPKVQQAGQQVVPQKNQASGGHIVNPANTRPPAFESKKSEPQLQTQPLGPRRSAPISGTLPPPPAVKQQPARKESGNKTTAPKPLPEINNLGLPPLPQAEDTPGAPLIPAPEPATSQQTPLLIPPK
- a CDS encoding polyprenol monophosphomannose synthase, translating into MNESATPRLLVTLCTYNEKENLEQLIPEIHHHLPYAAILVIDDNSPDGTGDYVKSLKKTDSRIHSIHRSGKLGLGTATIAGFQYAIENHYDLVLNLDADFSHPPRFMPDLVAATEQADVAIGSRYVPGGKIEGWGPKRYFMSGAINWYARLLLRLKSRDCSGSFRCYRVPKLAEIDFKLLRAKGYAFQEEILYRCRRVGCTFQEVPFTFEERRYGSSKINMKEAFSALWVMFVLGIDNLQGKRVKVLPAESAK
- the panB gene encoding 3-methyl-2-oxobutanoate hydroxymethyltransferase → MSNASPARPKKFTVPRFIAAKQKQQKITMLTAYDYLSAKLLDEAGLDCLLVGDTLGMVVQGKSTTLPVTVDQMIYHGEMVVRAVQRAMVIVDMPFMSFHVSPAQALENAGRILKETGADAVKLEGGVNQAKTIEAIAAADIPVMAHLGLKPQSVRALGGMGKIQRDEDQLIADALAAERAGAFGILLEMITAPIAKRITETVTVPTIGIGSGSGCDGQVLVTPDMLGMNAEFHPRFLKKYADLASDITAAVQAYASEVREGAFPDESHSHT
- a CDS encoding FAD-dependent oxidoreductase, producing MPEKVVVIGSGPAAWAACIYTSRANLEPLCFEGAVTEENRLQGTLPLGQLALTTEVENYPGFPAGNLESYLNDSIEESKRKYMAPHTGHGVSGPELMELMRQQAKNFGTKVITDDVVDVDFSSHPYKVTPSKGEPVEALAVIIATGARANYLGLDSENRFKNMGVSACAVCDGAMPRFRNHPLVVVGGGDSAMEEASYLTKFASKVYIVHRRDEFRASKIMADRALANEKIEVKWNSVIDEVLGNDEQGVTGVRIRSTVDEGQTEELEATGYFAAIGHTPNVNFLKGQIDLNDKGFIQWQVPFRTNTNVDGVFAAGDVADDNYKQAITAAGSGCMAALDAERWLVANGYE